The Verrucomicrobium spinosum DSM 4136 = JCM 18804 DNA segment TGTGCCGTACACCCTGGATGCCAATGACATGCGCTTTGCCACGGCGCAGGGCTTCAATACGGCCGACCATTTTTACACCTACTTGCGGGACACCTTCGACGTTCTCTACGAGGAGGGGGCGGAGTTTCCCAAGATGATGTCCATCGGCATGCACTGCCGTCTTCTAGGCCGTCCCGGCCGGTTCGTGGCCCTGCAGCGGTTCCTGGATCACCTGGCCAAGCACGACCGGGTATGGATCACCCGGCGTGTCGATATCGCCCGCCACTGGCATCAGCAGCATCCCTTCTCCAGTACGACATCAGGCCCCCCATCATGAAGCTCGTCTCTCAAAACTACGGCAAAGCCCGGGTGCGACTCTGCAAGGTCCTCCGCGACGGTCCCGTGCACTCCGTCAAAGAGATTACCGTGCGCATCGCCCTGGAGGGCGAGTTTGCCGCCAGCTATCAGTCAGGAGACAACTCCTGCATCGTGCCCACAGACACGATGAAAAACGCGATCAACGTCCTGGCCTACAATCACCTGGGGGTGGACAACGAGCCCTTTGCCCAAACTGTGGCAGATCATTTCCTGAACCGCTATGCTCAGGTGACCAAGGTGGTGGTGGAGATTGAAGAGCGCTCATGGAACCGGCTGGTGGTGGGCGGAGTGCCCCACCCCCACAGCTTTACCCAAACCCAGCGGGCCACACCGCTGGCGAGACTCGTCCAGACCCGCTCTTCCACGTCTCTGGAGTCCGGCGTCCAGGGCTTGACTCTGCTGAAAACCACCGGATCCGGCTTCAGCGGCTTTGCCACCTGTGAGCATACCACCCTGCCGCCCACGGAGGACCGGTTGCTGGCGACCACCCTAAAAGCCCGCTGGATCTGGAACGCCGTCCCCGCCAGCTATCAGGCCACCACTGAAGCTTTCCTGAAGGCCGTGGTCGTGCCGTTTGCCCAGAATCACAGCCCCTCTGTCCAGGCCACCCTTTGGGAGATGGCGGCGGCCGCGTTTGAGGCATGCCCTGAGATTCAGGAAATCACCCTCACTCTACCCAACCTCCACTACTTTACCCAGAATCTACAGGCGTTCGGCATTGACAACACAAACGTCTTGATGCTGCCCTCCGGGGAACCACACGGTCAGATCGAGGCGACCCTTTCCCGGAACTGACGCCCGATTGCGCCCTCCACCATGACCACAGACGGACTGCTCCGCGAACTCCTCGCCGCGCGTGCGCGGCGCGAACCCTGCGTGGTGGCCACCGTGGCCGCCGTCCGCGGCTCAGTCCCGCGGGAAAAAGGGGCAAAGGCACTTATCTTCGAGGATGGACGCATCCTCGGCACCATCGGTGGAGGCAAGATGGAGGCGCTGGTCATGGCCGATGCCCTCAGCACCCTGGCAGACGGCCAGCCAGTGTTGAAAACCTACCCGCTTCACGAAGCCAGCCCGGACTCCTTCGGTGCCATCTGCGGGGGTGAGGCGACCATCTTCCTAGAACCCCAGGCGCTGGGCGAGTGGCTGCACATCTTCGGCGGGGGACATTGCGGCCAGGCCCTCGCCCGGCTGGCCATGGACTGCGGCTGGCATGTCACGCTGGTGGATGATCGGCCGGATACACTGAAGGGCGGAGCGGCGAACGTCCTGCATGAGGGACCTGCGGCAGGATACATTGCCTCACGAGCATGGAGAAAGAATGATGCTGCGGTGCTGGTGGCGCGGAACTTTCATCTCGACCGGGCCGCCCTGGCCGCCCTGCTGGCGCACCCTGGCGCAGGCTATCTGGGGATGATGGGCAGCAAGAAAAAAGTACGGGCCGTCTTTGAGGAGCTGCAAGCCCAAGGAGTCACCTCAGAGGCCCTGGCCGCAGTTCACGCCCCGGTGGGCCTGGACATTCATGCCGACTCACCCATGGAGATCGCCGTCAGCATCCTTGCGGAGATCATGGCTGTCATGCGCCAGGGTGGCGGGAGCCGTCTGCGGGACAGCCTGCACTGAATCATCCACTGCAAGGGCAGCGTGAAGCCCACGGGAGGGAGGAGGCAGCGGGCCCAGTTTTGCGGCAATATCCGCAGCCTCCTGGGCAAGCGCCCCCGCTTCCTGAAACTGGCCCAGCGAGCGATGACTTAGCACCAACAATCTACAAGTACGCGCATAGGCGGCCGCCGCCTCGTCACCCTTCGTGCCGAGCTCAATGCGAATGACATGGGCCTTCTGGTGCATTTCCAGAGCATCTTCCAGCCGCATCATGCGGTAGTTCAATGCACCCACATTGTCCGAGACATCCGCCACCTCTGAAGAAATGGCCCCAAGCTGGCTGACGTAGCCCGCCAGAGCCTCCTCGTAGCAGTACGTCGCTTTCTCAAAGTCCCCCTGGCCTTTGCAGATATGGCCCAGGTTGTTCATCAAAAGCGAGAGCGTCGGTGAGGAAGATATGCCGAGTCTGGCCGCGAGCTCCGCCGCCTTTTCATACAGTTCCCGCCCCCCCTGGGGTTCCCCCCACCTCACTTGCAGCTCTGCCAGGAGTGTGCTGATCCCCAAGATCAGTTCCCCATCCATGACGGGAGCATCCAGCAACCGATAGAGAATGCGACGGTACAGCGCTTCCGCTTGATGAAAGGCTCCCTTGCACAGCCAGAGCTCAGCCAGCGCATGCACCTCTACCATCAACTGCCCCATGCGCGACGGGTCGCGGTAAGCCTTGGGGCGCAATTCCTCCACCAGTTCATTCTGGAAGGCAAACTCCTGCTCAAACTCTGGGCTCTGAGGGTGCAATGCTGATCTGTCGGGGCTTGGGAGGGGGTGGGGCTTTGAACTCCCACGAAGGGAAAGAGCCGTCATCCTTCCATCAATCTCCAACCGTCGCAACCGCAGCTTACCACCATGAGACTCCGACAACTGAGATCAGGGTCCACAAGCCCTTCAGGAACGATTTTTTGCCAAAGTCTGTGAACGAGGATTTCCCTGAACCCCGGCCTGCTTCCCGAGATGCCTCATCCGAGGCCGCCAGGTCAGGCTCAGGCAAGGCGAAGTCTTCATCAAAGTCGGAGACCGAGCCCATGCTTTCCATGGGCTCGTCCACGGGATGCTGGCCCCTCAGGCGCTCTCTCAGCGCTGCGCGTGGGTCCGCACGATGCATGGCACCATGTGAATCCCCGGAAAAGTCCTCGTCACCCTCGGCATAGGCAGGCAGTGGGACGAGGCTCTCCACCCGACTCACGATTTCAGCCGGACCGGGCAGCGCTCCCGACGCTGTAAGTGCGCTCTGCAGTTCACAGACCAGCTCCTTCAGCTCGGCAGGCCACGTGTCACACTCCTTGATCGGCTGGTTCGAAATACTGCGGGCCCCGTCAAACAACGCGACAGCCAGGGCGGCAAATTCTCGATTGCTGTCTCCCCCCTCGCTCGCCGGCAATGACTGACGCTCCAGGGGAGGCTCCATCAGGCACCGCAGGGTTGCATGCGGCCGGGCCAGAACCAGGAAGGTGGGCCATGCATCAAGGTGACGATGTACCAGTTTCTCAACCTCCCGGTCAGACACTCTGGCCGTCACCCTCATTACGAGATTGCCAGGGCGCAGGTCCAGACGATGCAGCCCGATGGACTGGGCCTGCTCGATCGCCTGTTTTACTTGCGCCAGCAAAAGACGCACTTCCACCGGCTTCAAGCAACCCCGCTCCCGCAGGACATGCAGCAGCGGCAGGTCATGAGCCCGCTCCTCCAGGAGGAATGCCAGACTGCCTCCCTCCCAGGCCCCGGCGCACCGCATGATGTTGGGGTGGGCGTCTGTCTTTAAATCCCCAAGCTGGGGAGCGAGGCATGAAGGGTTAAGCACCATCATCACTCCCGGAGGCGGCAGCAGCTGCACGGTCAGCTTCCGCCCGGAGGGAGCTTCTGTCACCGGGAGCGAAAAGGGATGCCGCTCACCTCCCACATCCTCCAGCTGATACCGCCGGGCGAGCACCTCCATGTTGGGCGGGTTAGGAAACAACAGATCCCTCAACGAGGAATGCGGCACCATATTTTCCAGCGCCACCACATGCCGGCGAGTGTCCTTGCCGTGAAGATCGCGGCTCTGTGCCAGAAAGGCCTCCTGCACCTGGGCGCGGAGTGCCTCCAGCGTCGCAGGCACCTCCCCCGGGACCCCCAGGCAGGCACGCAGACTGTTCCGCAACCGTCCCGGCAGGGCATTCAGCACAGCCACCCTATCAGGGTGAATTCCCGCGCGCAGTGGCCCGGTGAGCAGACGGCTCAACACCAGGCAGACCTCCCGCACCTGGCGGGCCTTCTCATCCGGCTGGCTGCCCTCGCAAGTGCGAGTGTACCCGTAGTCCAGAATGCGCAGCCTTAACAAACTGTCATCCTCCAGACACACCAACACCCTCTCCAGGCTCACCCCTTGCAGATGCCCACGCACCTTTTCCAGGGTTAGCAGTTCGTCCAGGAGATGCAGGACAAGACTGAAGGCCGTAGGAGCGATAAGAGCCCCTCGCCGGGAAATGTAGTGCTCCAACAGCTCGCCATCATGAAAGGCGGTGACGTAGAAAGCCGTGCCTTGAACTTCGCCCGAATCCAGGACGGGATCCGCACCCTGCTCACTCCCGGGCGGGAGACTAATCTGACAATCAGGCGCGGCTTCAGCGACAAAATGGACCTCCACCAGTTGGCGGTGCCGTCGGTCCACACCCAGATACACCTCCTCGCAGGACGCCCGGAACAAAGGCATGGGGGCATCCCCCGCGCTCATCGCCAGTTCGTAGTGATTGAAACTTCCAATTTGCCGCATGACCGATCACGATCCCCCTTTCCAGATCCGCATTTGCGCCGGGGGTGCTGCTTGTGATTTCCTGAATTTCGAGGGACTTAATGTACCATCCTACCGGCCTACTGCCACGCACATTCCCGTTCGCAAGCACCTTGTTGCTAAAATTTATCCTCCCGGAAACGTCACATCAATCACAAAAGCGAGCAAAGGTTGGACAGGACTCGTTCCGTATTGGTATTGAATGGATATTCGCACCCGCCCATGAATGGAGCTCCCAGCCCTGCCCGTTTTCTGTCGGCCCTGCCCAAGGCTGGCATCCTCCTCGCCACCACCGCCCTGCTTTCCTGCCAGAATCTGGCCCCGAAGAAGGAAGGTGATCAAACCAGGATTTCCCCGCCAGCCACGGCACCCGCGCCCTCTGCCCCCACGGATCCACGCTTCATTTACAAGATGGCTGACGTCGAGTCCGTGGCTGCCACCCTCGCTCCCGGCCAGCCCCGTCAGGCCACGGTGACCATCTCTGGACTGTTGCATGATGGGGCAACCAGCCTGCATGAGATCAAACAACAACGCATCTCCGGTGGGGTGTTCATCACGGTGATCACTTCCAGACCTCGCGATGCCATGGCCACATTGGCCATCATTCCCTTTGAGCGCACGGTGGAAGTCGATCTCACAGGCCTGCCTCCGGGCACTGCAGTGATCACCGTCAATGGCAAGCAAGCTGCCCTGGAGTTGCCTTGATGCCTAGCGGGATTGTTTTCTAAAGGTGCCAGCCTCCCACTCCGCCTCTGTGATGCGATCCTTGTACGGATAAGGCAACAGCGCTCCGCCAATCAGATAACCCCGATACCGCGTAAGGTCGTCGTGGTTGCCAAAGTCGTCGGCGGCCTGGTCCCCAAGCTTGAGGATTTCTCCATCTAGATGGCAGTCCGCAAGTTCCAGCCGGGTATGGGCAACCACTTTGCTGGCCTCAGCATCCAGACAAACGACGAAAAAATGCCCCCGGGCCGGCGGAACATCGCTTCCCGGATTTCGAAAGCGGATGTAGAGCGCCGTCACGAGCACGAGAGTCTCTTCTTTCCAGCTCAGGGCACCCAGATATCTGGCCTCCTTTAGATGATACCTCGCGCGGACACCGCCTTCGACGCGCTCACCAGAGGTCAGTTCAGCCACACCGGAACCTTCCAGAGCAGCGACCGCCTTGAGCAGGACTTGGGGCCGCTCCACGGGAGCCTCTGCCCCCTCCCTGCGGTCACGTTCACCCATCATCATCTGGCTTGGTCTAATGCTGGAACCGCCGCCTTGGCAGGAGCCTCTGGGTTGGCCGACTCAGGAATGATCTTAATGGCCAGCTTCCCTTCGCCTTTAGGCCGGTCGGGATACATGAGCCGCACACACGTGGCGGCAGAGTCCACCACCTGCTCGATGGTGAAGGGATAACCCTCAGGGATTTTTGCCTTTTTGGCATCAATGGTCACCTCAAAATCCTCATCAAAATTGCCCACCTGGCAGGTGATGGAGAGGCCGTACCGTGAGACCATGTTCACATCACTTTTTTCCCTCCAAAACGGGTCGGAAGGCGGCACAAAGGGGAGCCCCAAGGCATGGACCCACCACTCAGGTGAGGCACCCCCCGCGACAAAAGGCACATCGATGATCTGGACGTAGGCATCACTGTCCGAGCCGTGAAGGTACACAGGCAGCTTGAGGGTTCCAAGACCAAGTGTGGTTGCCTGCACCCGGGAGGCCACGAGGGCCAGGACGATCGACAATGACAGGAGGAGGGTTCTCATGGTGGCAAATTTTACGCTGCCGCCCACCCAACGTCGAGGCACAATCGGCCCAGACCGCCACCGGACGGGCTGGCCTCGCATGCAGGAAACAACCTGAATTCGAAATCCGCGCTCGACCCGCCTCCCTCCCGCTTCTACCTTGAGCCCCGCTCCATGCCGTCCTTTCCTGTTCTCGAAGCTATTGCGAGGCGATATCACGCCTCCAAGCAGGGGCGCACAGGGACCGGAGTACGGGATTTTCTGGTGGAATACCCCGATTTGCTGAAACTGGCGGGCTGCACCGACGGAGATTCCCGTGTGCAGGCAGAAAAGGAACTGAACGCCGCGGCCGGACTGCGAGGCAGTAAACTGGTTCTGGAGCGCCATCCTCGTGACCCCTCCATCATCTGGCAGGTTCGTCTGCTGGCGGACGGAGGTGAAAGCTGGCTCTTCGACCTGCTGGAGAAGCCAACCCCCACGGCTCTTCGCGCCCAATGGGCTGCCTTATTCTACCATGCGGGCCAAGACGTGTCCGACCTGCCAGCGCCATGGCGGGAACGATGGTACCAATGGTGCACGCGTCTGGCAGGGGCCGCTCACCTTGGGCAATCGATCGCCCCCTTCACCTTCAACAACCAGGATACCGCCGCAGAATTGCTGATGACCTTGAAGGGCGTCCTGAACTGGCAGGGCTCCACGCTCATTCGTGTTGCGAGTTGCACTCTCTGCGGTGATTCCAAGCAACTGGAACGAATGGCCGCTCGCCTTGGCCAGGCGTTGGATCAGATCACTGGAGGACAACGGACGAGTCTGGCTGACATGGGCCTGACGGACACACCGCGATCTGTTCTGCTTCACGGCCCCCTCCAGATCCACACCCCTACCGGCACCGTGGATCTGGGACCGCTCAAGGAAGCATCGCGCATCTCTGCTCCAGACATTGAAAATGCCATCTCTCTGACGACGAGCGCCACCCGGTGCCTCAGTGTGGAGAATGAAACCACCTTCCACAGCCTCGCCAGGCTTCAGAGCGGCGCACTGCTCATCCACACCAGCTATCCCGGCTCTGGCGTGCTGCGGCTCTATGAAAAACTGCCTGCTGGATTGGAATTCTGGCATTTTGGTGATACCGACCCTGCTGGATTTGACATCCTCAGGGACTTGAGAACACGCATCGCCAAGTCCATCCAGCCGCTCCATATGAATTTTCGCGATGACGAAGATTCACCACGACTCACCCCTCAGGAAACTCGGTTGATAGATCGCCTGATTGCGAGCCCGCTGGTTGCCGACGTCAGGAAGGAACTGACCGCCATAAGGACCTCGGGCAGAAAAGGTCGCTTTGAGCAGGAAAGCATCGGCCTCCCCATGGCCGACTGGCCGTTTTACGGATGCCCCAACGGGCCGCGAAATTGATTTTTCACCTATACCCCACCAATACACCCCCTCCGCCGTGGCTGAATTTAACAAGACAATTGAGACTTTCTTTTGCCTCTTCTTGCCAAACGGCGGCGTATCGCCATCTTGGAATATCTGCCTATGAGCGCCCTGACTAAGTCCCTTTCCGCGTTTGTTTGTTCATCCATTGGCAAGAAATTTCTTGTAGCCCTCACCGGGGCAGCACTGGTCATTTTCATTTTGGGCCACATGCTCGGAAATCTTCTGATCTTCCTGGGGCCAGACGCGCTGAATGCCTATGGGCACAAGCTGCAAAGCATGGGAGCCCTGCTGTGGATCGCGCGCATCGGCCTGCTCGTCACAGTGGCCATCCACATCATCTTTACCATCAAGCTCACGCGCGAGAATCGCGTCGCCCGTGCAAATCGCTACGGTTACCAGGCGACCATCCAGGCCTCCAAGTCCTCCCGCTATATGATCTTCAGCGGGCTCACTGTCCTGGCGTTCATCGTTTACCACATCCTCCACTTCACGCTGCATGTAGGGAACAACTACGGCGAGCTTCATGCCAATCTCCATGGCGAGACCGTGCATGATGTGTACACCATGGTGATTCACGGCTTTTCCTGGATCCCGGCCTCCATCTTCTACATCTTTGCCATGGGACTGCTCTGTTCCCACCTGAGCCATGGGGTCTCCAGCATGTTCCAGACACTGGGCCTGGCCACAGCGCGCACCTGGCCGGCGTTCAAGGGTCTGGGCCTCGCCTACGCGGCGCTTATTTTTATCGGCAACTGCTCCATCCCCCTCGCTGTCATGTTGGGCTGGGTGAAGTAAGCGCGACTCACCACCACCTTCCCGCTCCGATCCCCTCTTCCTGACCACGACCTTTCTCCGCTGCCTGCCATGACCATCGATCCAGATCCTGCCTTGAACGCCAAGATTCCCTCCGGCCCGCTGGCTCAGAAGTGGTCCAAGCACAAGCAGGACTCGAAGCTCATCAATCCGGCGAACAAGCGCAAATACACGGTGATCGTGGTTGGCACCGGTCTGGCCGGATCTTCCGCAGCCGCTTCCCTTTCAGAGATGGGCTACAAGGTGAAGTGCTTCTGCTTTCAGGACAGCCCACGTCGCGCCCACAGCATCGCCGCCCAGGGGGGCATCAATGCTGCCAAGAACTACCAGAACGACGGTGACTCAGTGCACCGCCTCTTCTATGACACCATCAAGGGTGGCGACTTCCGGGCCCGTGAGGCCAACGTGTATCGCCTGGCCGAGGTCAGCGCCAGCATCATTGACCAGTGTGTTGCACAGGGTGTCCCCCTCGCCCGTGAGTATGGTGGCCTTCTCGCCAACCGCTCTTTCGGCGGTGCCCAGGTGAGCCGCACCTTCTACGCACGGGGCCAGACGGGACAGCAGCTCCTTCTGGGAGCCTACTCCGCCCTGAACAAGGAGATCGCCCGCGGCAACATCCAGATGTATGCCCGCACGGAGATGCTGGAACTGGTGCTCGTGGACGGGCACGCCAAAGGCATCGTGGTGCGCGATCTCGTCACCGGCAAGGTCAGCAGCCACTCGGCTGACGCCGTCATCCTCGCCACCGGAGGCTATGGCACCGCCTTCTACCTCTCCACGAATGCCATGGGCTGCAACGTGACCGCCAACTGGCGCGCTCACAAGAAGGGTGCCTTCTTCGCCAACCCCTGCTACACGCAGATTCACCCCACCTGCATTCCCGTCAGCGGTGACTACCAGAGCAAGCTGACGCTCATGTCCGAGTCCCTGCGCAATGACGGCCGCGTTTGGGTGCCGAAGCGCAAGGAAGACTGCGGCAAGCCTCCCCACGAGATTGCCGAGGAAGACCGCGACTACTACCTGGAGCGCAAGTACCCCAGCTACGGAAACCTGGCACCGCGCGACATTTCCAGCCGCTCCGCCAAGGAAGCCTGCGATGAAGGTCGCGGAGTCGGGCCCGGCGGCCTGGGTGTTTACCTTGACTTCGCGGATGCCATCCTGCGCTACGGACACGACAAAGCCGGCGGCAAGGAGCTTCCCAAGGAGAAGCTCATCGAGATGGGGAAGGCCGTCGTCGCGGAAAAGTACGGCAACCTCTTCGAGATGTATGA contains these protein-coding regions:
- a CDS encoding succinate dehydrogenase cytochrome b subunit, with the protein product MSALTKSLSAFVCSSIGKKFLVALTGAALVIFILGHMLGNLLIFLGPDALNAYGHKLQSMGALLWIARIGLLVTVAIHIIFTIKLTRENRVARANRYGYQATIQASKSSRYMIFSGLTVLAFIVYHILHFTLHVGNNYGELHANLHGETVHDVYTMVIHGFSWIPASIFYIFAMGLLCSHLSHGVSSMFQTLGLATARTWPAFKGLGLAYAALIFIGNCSIPLAVMLGWVK
- a CDS encoding fumarate reductase/succinate dehydrogenase flavoprotein subunit, translated to MTIDPDPALNAKIPSGPLAQKWSKHKQDSKLINPANKRKYTVIVVGTGLAGSSAAASLSEMGYKVKCFCFQDSPRRAHSIAAQGGINAAKNYQNDGDSVHRLFYDTIKGGDFRAREANVYRLAEVSASIIDQCVAQGVPLAREYGGLLANRSFGGAQVSRTFYARGQTGQQLLLGAYSALNKEIARGNIQMYARTEMLELVLVDGHAKGIVVRDLVTGKVSSHSADAVILATGGYGTAFYLSTNAMGCNVTANWRAHKKGAFFANPCYTQIHPTCIPVSGDYQSKLTLMSESLRNDGRVWVPKRKEDCGKPPHEIAEEDRDYYLERKYPSYGNLAPRDISSRSAKEACDEGRGVGPGGLGVYLDFADAILRYGHDKAGGKELPKEKLIEMGKAVVAEKYGNLFEMYEKITGENAYNQPMRIYPAVHYTMGGLWVDYNLMSTIPGLHVLGEANFSDHGANRLGASALMQGLADGYFVVPYTIANYLAAQKPGTVTTSHPAFKEAEEAVSVRTKKFLGSKGKRSVDSFHRELGLLLWSECGMARSHEGLQLAIDKIPQLREEFWSNVIVPGSGEQFNQELEKAGRVADFLEFGELMCRDAQHREESCGGHFRVEYQYTKEDEAAKRGQAGEALRNDDKFAYVAAWEYSGDVSKPVLHREPLNYEEVHLAVRSYV
- the pucL gene encoding factor-independent urate hydroxylase produces the protein MKLVSQNYGKARVRLCKVLRDGPVHSVKEITVRIALEGEFAASYQSGDNSCIVPTDTMKNAINVLAYNHLGVDNEPFAQTVADHFLNRYAQVTKVVVEIEERSWNRLVVGGVPHPHSFTQTQRATPLARLVQTRSSTSLESGVQGLTLLKTTGSGFSGFATCEHTTLPPTEDRLLATTLKARWIWNAVPASYQATTEAFLKAVVVPFAQNHSPSVQATLWEMAAAAFEACPEIQEITLTLPNLHYFTQNLQAFGIDNTNVLMLPSGEPHGQIEATLSRN
- a CDS encoding Wadjet anti-phage system protein JetD domain-containing protein; its protein translation is MPSFPVLEAIARRYHASKQGRTGTGVRDFLVEYPDLLKLAGCTDGDSRVQAEKELNAAAGLRGSKLVLERHPRDPSIIWQVRLLADGGESWLFDLLEKPTPTALRAQWAALFYHAGQDVSDLPAPWRERWYQWCTRLAGAAHLGQSIAPFTFNNQDTAAELLMTLKGVLNWQGSTLIRVASCTLCGDSKQLERMAARLGQALDQITGGQRTSLADMGLTDTPRSVLLHGPLQIHTPTGTVDLGPLKEASRISAPDIENAISLTTSATRCLSVENETTFHSLARLQSGALLIHTSYPGSGVLRLYEKLPAGLEFWHFGDTDPAGFDILRDLRTRIAKSIQPLHMNFRDDEDSPRLTPQETRLIDRLIASPLVADVRKELTAIRTSGRKGRFEQESIGLPMADWPFYGCPNGPRN
- a CDS encoding tetratricopeptide repeat protein produces the protein MHPQSPEFEQEFAFQNELVEELRPKAYRDPSRMGQLMVEVHALAELWLCKGAFHQAEALYRRILYRLLDAPVMDGELILGISTLLAELQVRWGEPQGGRELYEKAAELAARLGISSSPTLSLLMNNLGHICKGQGDFEKATYCYEEALAGYVSQLGAISSEVADVSDNVGALNYRMMRLEDALEMHQKAHVIRIELGTKGDEAAAAYARTCRLLVLSHRSLGQFQEAGALAQEAADIAAKLGPLPPPSRGLHAALAVDDSVQAVPQTAPATLAHDSHDLRKDADGDLHG
- a CDS encoding XdhC family protein, which translates into the protein MTTDGLLRELLAARARREPCVVATVAAVRGSVPREKGAKALIFEDGRILGTIGGGKMEALVMADALSTLADGQPVLKTYPLHEASPDSFGAICGGEATIFLEPQALGEWLHIFGGGHCGQALARLAMDCGWHVTLVDDRPDTLKGGAANVLHEGPAAGYIASRAWRKNDAAVLVARNFHLDRAALAALLAHPGAGYLGMMGSKKKVRAVFEELQAQGVTSEALAAVHAPVGLDIHADSPMEIAVSILAEIMAVMRQGGGSRLRDSLH